A genomic window from Camelus ferus isolate YT-003-E chromosome 9, BCGSAC_Cfer_1.0, whole genome shotgun sequence includes:
- the CABP5 gene encoding calcium-binding protein 5, producing the protein MQFPMGPACIFLRKGIAEKHRERPLGPDEIEELREAFLEFDKDRDGFISCKDLGNLMRTMGYMPTEMELIELGQQIHMNLGGRVDFDDFVELMAPKLLAETAGMIGVQEMRDAFKEFDANGDGAITLVELQQAMQRLLGDKLTPQEISEIVQEADVNGDGTVDFEEFVKMMSR; encoded by the exons ATGCAGTTTCCCATGGGCCCTGCCTGCATCTTCTTAAGAAAAGGCATCGCTGAGAAACACCGG GAAAGACCACTGGGGCCAGATGAGATTGAAG AGCTCCGGGAAGCATTTCTTGAATTTGACAAAGACCGAGATGGGTTCATCTCCTGTAAGGATTTGGGGAATCTCATGAGGACAATGGGGTACATGCCCACGGAGATGGAACTGATTGAACTGGGCCAGCAAATCCACATGAACT TGGGTGGCCGTGTAGACTTTGATGACTTTGTGGAGCTGATGGCCCCCAAATTGCTTGCAGAAACAGCTGGGATGATCGGTGTCCAGGAGATGCGAGATGCCTTCAAGGAA TTTGACGCCAACGGAGACGGGGCGATCACCCTAGTGGAGCTGCAGCAGGCCATGCAAAGGCTGCTGGGGGACAAGCTCACGCCCCAGGAGATCTCCGAGATTGTCCAGGAAGCTGATGTCAACGGCGATGGCACCGTCGACTTCGAAG aGTTTGTGAAGATGATGTCCCGTTGA